The following proteins are encoded in a genomic region of Gossypium hirsutum isolate 1008001.06 chromosome D05, Gossypium_hirsutum_v2.1, whole genome shotgun sequence:
- the LOC107904799 gene encoding mitotic spindle checkpoint protein BUBR1: MDPETEFLSSKRQTGNEWELFKENVRPLKRGRNVDLLNHALKAHTNDQLKKSLIENRRRLIEAIDEYQGDDPLQPWLDCIKWVQEAFPPGGDFSGLVLIYEQCVRAFWHSDRYKDDLRYLKVWLEYAEHCSDAEVIYSFLDANDIGKTHSAYYIAYALHMESKSKMKAANDILNLGISSNAQPIEKLRDAYKKFLARSMRRPNATEEELKEDDLPVRSFGTVLARGESQRQAIKTFELGRNKLKQDQVHRTPLSIYNDTNMDVMRGHHVEKSKMPSTGSNSWHTLGGRAERNKENNAMPAKWTSHKIPQRPVPRIVGAVASAQIEVFVDEECEEKPKVHDEKDRTSSLQLRELDSRNIKKETELLRENPLRNFPSNSLPR, encoded by the exons ATGGATCCAGAGACCGAGTTCCTTTCATCGAAACGACAAACGGGAAACGAATGGGAACTCTTCAAAGAAAACGTGAGACCTTTGAAGAGAGGCCGAAACGTCGATCTCTTAAACCACGCTCTCAAAGCTCACACCAATGATCAACTCAAGAAATCTCTCATTGAAAACCGAAG GAGATTGATTGAGGCAATAGATGAGTACCAAGGAGACGATCCTCTCCAGCCTTGGCTTGA TTGCATTAAATGGGTTCAAGAGGCATTCCCACCAGGTGGAGACTTCTCAGGACTGGTATTGATCTATGAGCAATGCGTTCGTGCTTTCTGGCATTCGGATCGTTATAAAGATGATCTCCGCTACCTCAAAGTTTGGTTGGAATAT GCTGAGCATTGTAGTGATGCTGAGGTCATTTATAGTTTTCTTGATGCCAATGATATTGGGAAGACACATTCAGCTTACTATATAGCATATGCTTTGCACATGGAGTCCAAGTCTAAGATGAAAGCAGCAAATGATATACTCAATCTTGGGATATCCAG TAATGCTCAACCAATAGAGAAGCTGAGGGATGCATACAAGAAATTTCTTGCTCGCTCAATGAGAAGACCTAATGCTACTGAG GAAGAGTTGAAGGAAGATGACTTACCAGTCCGAAGTTTCGGAACTGTCTTGGCCAGGGGAGAGAGTC AAAGGCAGGCCATCAAAACTTTTGAGCTTGGCAGAAACAAGTTGAAGCAAGATCA GGTGCACCGAACTCCATTATCTATTTACAATGATACAAATATGGATGTCATGAGGGGTCAtcatgttgaaaagtcaaaaatg CCAAGTACCGGTTCAAACTCTTGGCACACTCTTGGAGGTAGAGCTgagagaaacaaagaaaataatgcTATGCCTGCAAAGTGGACATCACACAAG ATTCCGCAGAGACCTGTGCCTAGAATCGTAGGGGCTGTTGCAAGTGCTCAAATTGAAGTTTTTGTTGATGAGGAATGTGAAGA AAAGCCAAAAGTGCATGATGAGAAGGACAGAACTTCAAGTCTGCAACTGAGAGAGTTGGACAGCAGAAACATAAAAAA GGAAACTGAATTACTTAGGGAGAACCCATTGCGAAATTTCCCTTCAAATAGTCTACCTAGATGA
- the LOC107904800 gene encoding calvin cycle protein CP12-3, chloroplastic, whose translation MATLRFNSLTGTLEKNPTSSFSSNPRLSWAYFQCNNKGERRASRMTVKAMGAAKYKGTQMREKKLTEMIEKKVTEAKQVCEGDETSDECKVAWDEVEEVSQAKADLRLRLEIEKKDPLESFCQENPETEECKIYED comes from the coding sequence ATGGCAACTCTAAGGTTTAACTCACTGACAGGGACCCTAGAAAAGAACCCGACATCATCTTTTTCTTCAAATCCAAGGCTGTCTTGGGCTTACTTTCAGTGTAATAACAAAGGTGAAAGAAGGGCATCGAGAATGACAGTCAAAGCAATGGGAGCAGCCAAATACAAAGGAACTCAAATGAGGGAAAAGAAGCTAACTGAGATGATTGAGAAAAAAGTTACAGAAGCTAAGCAAGTTTGTGAAGGAGATGAGACATCTGATGAGTGCAAAGTTGCTTGGGACGAGGTCGAAGAGGTAAGTCAAGCTAAGGCTGATCTTAGGCTTAGActtgaaatagaaaagaaagatcCTTTGGAGTCGTTTTGCCAGGAAAATCCTGAGACTGAAGAGTGTAAGATCTATGAAGATTGA
- the LOC107904801 gene encoding F-box protein PP2-A12 has product MGASFSALFIDQDGVSSSSPCLGDLPESCVASIIQHLDPPEICKLAKLNRAFSAASWADFVWESKLPPNYHILVHKILGFVPQNLGKRDIYTRLCRPNTFDGGTKKVWLHKSTGGVCMSISSKGLQITGIDDRRYWNHIPTNESRFHSIAYLRQIWWFEVNGEVEFPFPVGTYSVFFRLQLGRAWGFGRGICDPEQVHGWDIKPVRFQLWTSGDKHSTWECSLSEAGKWFHYHVGDFNVENPSSSTKIKLSMSQIDCTHTKGGLCLDSVVICPSAFRERLEHKGFLKCTKPCCRMLHSI; this is encoded by the exons ATGGGTGCTAGTTTCTCTGCTTTGTTCATCGACCAAGATGGCGTATCATCATCTTCACCCTGTTTGGGCGACTTACCAGAGAGTTGTGTGGCATCAATTATTCAGCATTTGGATCCTCCGGAGATATGTAAACTTGCAAAGTTGAACCGAGCATTTAGTGCTGCTTCTTGGGCTGATTTTGTTTGGGAATCCAAATTGCCACCTAATTATCATATTCTTGTTCATAAAATTCTGGGTTTTGTGCCTCAAAACTTGGGTAAACGAGACATTTATACAAGGCTATGTCGACCTAATACTTTTGATGGTGGCACCAAG AAAGTATGGCTGCATAAGAGCACAGGTGGTGTTTGTATGTCAATTTCTTCAAAGGGATTACAAATAACGGGGATTGATGATCGAAGATACTGGAATCATATTCCTACTAATGAATCCAG GTTCCACTCAATTGCGTATCTTCGGCAAATCTGGTGGTTCGAAGTCAACGGGGAGGTAGAATTCCCGTTTCCGGTGGGAACTTATAGTGTTTTCTTTCGACTACAGCTCGGCCGTGCATGGGGTTTCGGTCGAGGAATTTGCGACCCCGAGCAGGTCCACGGTTGGGATATAAAACCCGTAAGGTTTCAGCTATGGACATCAGGTGATAAGCATAGCACATGGGAGTGCAGTTTGAGTGAAGCAGGCAAATGGTTTCACTACCATGTGGGAGACTTCAACGTTGAGAATCCCAGTTCATCAACAAAGATAAAGTTATCAATGTCTCAAATCGATTGCACACATACAAAAGGTGGTCTATGCTTAGACTCAGTTGTCATATGTCCAAGTGCATTTAGAGAAAGACTAGAACACAAAGGATTTCTAAAGTGCACCAAACCCTGTTGTCGTATGCTCCACTCTATTTAA